One genomic region from Cellulomonas fengjieae encodes:
- a CDS encoding flagellar FlbD family protein, whose amino-acid sequence MTRLAGGQFGVNPDLIQRIDSAPDTILTLIDGTKYIVAESMTEVIGRIHEHRSQILARAQAIQVQPRMELVPDLPESDDPVDPDAPDGYAHGGSVPPAVPLRPRSV is encoded by the coding sequence GTGACGCGACTTGCCGGGGGGCAGTTCGGGGTGAACCCCGACCTCATCCAGCGCATCGACAGTGCGCCCGACACCATCCTGACCCTCATCGACGGCACGAAGTACATCGTCGCCGAGTCGATGACGGAGGTCATCGGCCGCATCCACGAGCACCGCTCGCAGATCCTCGCCCGCGCGCAGGCCATCCAGGTCCAGCCGCGCATGGAGCTGGTGCCCGACCTGCCGGAGTCCGACGACCCCGTCGACCCTGACGCCCCCGACGGGTACGCCCACGGCGGCTCCGTGCCGCCTGCCGTCCCCCTGCGACCGAGGAGCGTGTGA
- a CDS encoding motility protein A codes for MDPAGLIGIGVAFAAIFGALLLEGADPMSIFLPAPLLLVWVGTIGVGIAGHTIKDVIASFKAVPRALRSKAPDPAATVDIVVGLADRARREGLLALEDETRTIDDPFLRGGLQAAIDGTDPDDLRTILEDKISTKRTRDRVHSKYFVDMGGYAPTIGIIGTVISLVHVLENLSEPAALGHSIAAAFVATLWGILSANVVWLPLGARIRRISDLECNQMEVTLEGLLAVQAGANPRLVGERLRSLLPEAPPTKTDKAAA; via the coding sequence ATGGATCCCGCTGGCCTGATCGGCATTGGCGTCGCGTTTGCCGCGATCTTCGGGGCGCTGCTCCTCGAGGGCGCCGACCCGATGTCGATCTTCCTTCCCGCACCCCTGCTGCTCGTCTGGGTGGGCACCATCGGCGTCGGCATCGCCGGCCACACCATCAAGGACGTGATCGCGTCGTTCAAGGCGGTCCCGCGCGCCCTGCGCAGCAAGGCCCCGGACCCCGCCGCGACCGTCGACATCGTCGTCGGGCTGGCCGACCGCGCCCGCCGCGAGGGCCTCCTCGCGCTCGAGGACGAGACGCGCACGATCGACGACCCGTTCCTGCGCGGCGGGCTGCAGGCCGCCATCGACGGCACGGACCCGGACGACCTGCGCACGATCCTCGAGGACAAGATCTCCACCAAGCGCACGCGGGACCGGGTGCACTCCAAGTACTTCGTGGACATGGGCGGCTACGCACCGACCATCGGCATCATCGGCACGGTCATCTCGCTGGTGCACGTGCTGGAGAACCTGTCGGAGCCCGCCGCGCTGGGCCACTCGATCGCGGCGGCGTTCGTCGCGACGCTCTGGGGCATCCTGTCCGCGAACGTCGTCTGGCTTCCGCTGGGCGCCCGCATCCGGCGCATCTCGGACCTGGAGTGCAACCAGATGGAGGTGACGCTCGAGGGCCTGCTCGCGGTCCAGGCGGGCGCCAACCCGCGCCTGGTCGGGGAACGCCTGCGCAGCCTGCTGCCCGAGGCGCCGCCCACGAAGACCGACAAGGCAGCCGCATGA